One Notolabrus celidotus isolate fNotCel1 chromosome 18, fNotCel1.pri, whole genome shotgun sequence DNA window includes the following coding sequences:
- the LOC117829556 gene encoding meiotic recombination protein DMC1/LIM15 homolog → MKALEEQVVEENTGFQDDEESFFQDIDLLQKHGINVADIKKMKSVGICTVKGIQMTTRKSLCNIKGLSEAKVEKIKEAAGKMLNVGFQTAFEYSAKRKQVFHITTGSQEFDKLLGGGIESMAITEAFGEFRTGKTQLSHTLCVTAQLPGEDGYSGGKIVFIDTENTFRPDRLRDMADRFNVDHDAVLDNVLYARAYTSEHQMELLDFVAAKFHEEGGVFKLLIIDSIMALFRVDFSGRGELAERQQKLAQMLSRLQKISEEYNVAVFVTNQMTADPGAGMTFQADPKKPIGGHILAHASTTRISLRKGRGEMRIAKIFDSPDMPENEATFAITAGGVTDAKE, encoded by the exons atgaaagcttTAGAGGAACAGGTTGTAGAAGAAAATACTGGTTTCCAGGATGATGAG GAGTCCTTCTTTCAAGACATCGACCTCCTGCAGAAACACGGGATA AATGTGGCAGACATCAAAAAGATGAAGTCTGTAGGTATCTGCACTGTGAAGGGGATCCAGATGACTACTCGCAAGTCTCTGTGCAACATCAAGGGCCTGTCTGAGGCCAAAGTGGAAAAAATCAAGGAGGCTGCTGGGAAAATGCTG AATGTTGGATTCCAGACTGCCTTTGAGTATAGTGCGAAGAGGAAGCAGGTGTTCCACATCACCACTGGGAGCCAAGAGTTTGA TAAACTTTTGGGTGGAGGTATAGAAAGTATGGCCATCACAGAGGCCTTTGGAG AGTTCCGCACGGGGAAAACACAGCTGTCACACACGCTCTGTG TGACTGCTCAGCTGCCAGGAGAGGATGGATACTCTGGAGGGAAAATCGTCTTCATTGACACAGAGAACACTTT TCGTccagacagactgagagacatGGCTGACAGGTTCAACGTGGACCACGATGCTGTGCTGGACAACGTGCTTTACGCTCGGGCTTACACTA GTGAACATCAGATGGAGCTGTTGGACTTTGTAGCAGCTAAATTCCATGAGGAAGGAGGTGTATTTAAGCTGCTG ATCATCGACTCCATCATGGCTCTGTTCAGAGTGGACTTCTCTGGTCGAGGCGAGCTGGCTGAGCGTCAGCAGAAACTGGCTCAGATGCTCTCCAGACTGCAGAAGATCTCAGAAG AGTACAATGTAGCTGTGTTTGTCACCAACCAAATGACAGCAGATCCTGGTGCAGGAATGAC GTTTCAAGCTGATCCTAAGAAGCCAATTGGTGGGCACATCCTGGCCCACGCCTCCACCACTCGAATCAGCTTGAGGAAGGGTCGTGGAGAGATGAGAATAGCCAAGATATTTGACAG